The following coding sequences lie in one Aerosakkonema funiforme FACHB-1375 genomic window:
- a CDS encoding peptidoglycan-binding domain-containing protein, with amino-acid sequence MSSIQIYEFSREFDETEKDGKTVSGGYKNEVGPGTRDVPPKIKEAVKRGDFRILDSYEPQKGEFALIGREINDKYSVLAVATSLTEDGSRPGVCYRYFWLEKRQDEDIDGIGTLLIWWKKVGEPKFEFNWHKKNLDFYRANTYSRNDFYQKQSQYHSEVENTIDQINYSSYELKNNGKKISYEVWHCVALYFDKSSTFSISWAWNVKKLDKNQIFTMIYYADCKFEINKLQPRKPNPDPDPLDHINWETLKNCLSELAKNESSFNQTNLKIVIDYLKKYPIRSWNWSQINDQKILRQTTTPSGARYKALRAILRGEIIQDWLDWLRKSSNQTFQETSLTIQAALLRASCNENIAYNQLLSNMDEGMSQMLLKCTSENTLNSQYENIEWLLVKSNTVLSSDFVNYTWSSYLQRYARNLVSLLIAEDMPRSDNFYTKIRETLNQWAVQGKASGKYPLFPEYKKLALLFEKIQDFNLSALFYQLSEGDVPEDIYENVKVKIIRLRKRRKNVGIRLIWAAVIVAIALAGGISFEILFPKTNTVSVKNNSILARNFERDLDLWDNTGNSEAKQRLIQFLKDELPDILKDKNNPENDESRKNDSIAKTNTFIKNAFTPTVSLSQEPTKNNHIKSDSPSADDIKIIQQMLKSIKYTSNSVKLPFYSGDITGEFDEKTTEAINDFQRLKMQLKPKDITGTVGPGTWEKLQDLFRDEQVKPVKEFMIKSFEEGKNDDEIKVKINKLKSCKQDPKKAIDFISCLNSENKTPKTEK; translated from the coding sequence ATGTCATCTATACAAATATATGAGTTTTCTAGAGAGTTCGACGAAACAGAGAAGGATGGGAAAACTGTATCTGGAGGGTATAAAAATGAAGTTGGGCCAGGTACTAGAGACGTTCCGCCAAAAATTAAAGAAGCTGTTAAGCGTGGTGATTTTCGGATTCTGGATAGTTATGAGCCTCAAAAAGGAGAATTCGCCCTAATTGGCAGAGAAATTAATGATAAATATTCTGTCTTGGCAGTTGCTACAAGTTTAACAGAAGACGGCTCTCGCCCAGGAGTATGTTACCGATATTTTTGGTTGGAAAAACGTCAAGATGAAGATATAGATGGAATTGGCACTTTATTAATTTGGTGGAAAAAAGTTGGCGAGCCGAAATTCGAGTTTAATTGGCATAAAAAAAACTTGGATTTTTATCGTGCAAATACCTATAGTCGGAATGATTTTTACCAAAAACAATCTCAATACCATTCCGAAGTTGAAAATACGATCGATCAAATTAATTATAGTTCGTATGAACTGAAAAATAATGGAAAAAAAATAAGCTACGAAGTATGGCATTGCGTGGCTTTATATTTTGATAAATCTTCTACTTTTTCTATTTCTTGGGCTTGGAATGTAAAAAAACTAGATAAAAATCAAATATTTACGATGATATATTATGCAGATTGTAAATTTGAGATAAACAAATTACAGCCAAGAAAGCCGAATCCAGACCCTGATCCTTTAGATCATATTAATTGGGAAACCCTAAAGAATTGCCTATCAGAGTTGGCTAAAAATGAAAGTAGTTTTAATCAAACAAATTTAAAAATTGTTATTGATTACCTGAAAAAGTATCCAATCCGTTCGTGGAATTGGAGTCAGATTAATGACCAAAAAATACTCCGCCAGACTACTACTCCATCGGGAGCTAGGTATAAGGCATTGCGGGCGATTTTGAGAGGCGAAATAATACAAGATTGGCTAGACTGGTTGCGTAAATCTAGTAACCAGACTTTTCAGGAAACCTCTTTAACTATTCAAGCAGCACTTCTAAGGGCTAGCTGCAATGAAAATATTGCTTACAATCAACTGCTATCCAATATGGATGAAGGGATGAGTCAAATGCTGCTGAAATGCACGTCAGAAAATACTCTTAATAGCCAATATGAAAATATTGAATGGTTACTGGTTAAATCAAATACTGTCTTAAGTTCTGATTTTGTAAATTACACATGGTCTTCCTATTTACAGAGATACGCCCGAAATCTCGTATCTTTGCTAATTGCTGAAGATATGCCAAGATCCGATAATTTTTATACAAAAATTCGAGAAACATTAAACCAGTGGGCAGTACAGGGTAAGGCAAGTGGAAAATATCCCTTATTCCCCGAATATAAAAAGCTAGCTCTGTTATTTGAAAAAATTCAAGATTTCAATTTGTCAGCACTTTTCTATCAACTCAGCGAGGGAGATGTTCCAGAGGATATATACGAAAATGTGAAAGTGAAAATTATTCGACTCAGGAAGAGGCGAAAAAATGTTGGCATACGTCTAATTTGGGCTGCTGTTATTGTTGCTATTGCTTTAGCAGGCGGCATTTCATTTGAAATTTTGTTTCCCAAAACCAATACTGTATCAGTAAAAAATAATTCCATCCTTGCAAGAAATTTTGAGCGTGACTTAGACTTGTGGGACAATACGGGTAACTCGGAAGCAAAGCAAAGATTAATTCAATTTCTGAAAGATGAATTACCTGATATTCTCAAAGATAAAAATAACCCTGAAAATGACGAGTCCAGAAAAAATGATTCTATCGCAAAAACAAATACATTCATTAAAAATGCCTTTACTCCTACAGTATCTTTGTCACAGGAACCAACAAAAAATAATCATATCAAGTCTGATAGTCCATCTGCTGATGACATAAAAATTATCCAGCAAATGCTGAAGTCCATAAAGTATACTTCTAATTCAGTCAAACTTCCATTTTACAGTGGGGACATCACCGGAGAATTCGATGAAAAAACTACAGAAGCAATTAATGATTTTCAGCGATTAAAGATGCAATTAAAGCCAAAAGACATTACTGGTACTGTTGGCCCAGGTACTTGGGAAAAGTTGCAAGATTTGTTTAGAGATGAGCAAGTAAAGCCAGTTAAAGAATTTATGATAAAAAGCTTTGAAGAAGGAAAAAATGATGATGAAATAAAAGTAAAAATTAACAAATTAAAATCTTGTAAACAAGATCCGAAAAAAGCTATAGACTTCATTTCCTGCTTGAACAGCGAGAATAAAACACCTAAAACAGAAAAATGA
- a CDS encoding VWA domain-containing protein gives MNKLKIIALSTLLGIIPLGCSKIELDNNRCENTSDNQICIYRVTTKADTVTLRVKVLDNERVPIEGLNKNNFIIDTTNGKGEPVRLNPSEINLLSSEQSKPDPAKLVMLLDMSGSMKNQDSAGIKKLDGAVSGVREFINEVSGDKWDVQISLVPFGEGCTNSFPVNASVIDENFHQSGSPDLIQKLDKLAKVDVCAWTNIYDPLGEAVKYLGNLQQAKNDKSPPPRLAVILLSDGYDVTNDRRDESERFDRLREVFRQYPKVIVHTMGYGEKMKELRDRIRCRLSDNELSIDNLKKCRSNIDSYIVDEPRLKEIADATRGINAFPADAKAVVDTLRKFLSTLREYEIEYKQPGARRSGNYQVTVSVNSPYRGLRNVKSDPKPYRLDTFDYIALPLPERLPILGSILILGLGTMIPFIWWSKQLKDSSFRNLNS, from the coding sequence ATGAACAAATTGAAAATAATTGCCCTTTCGACTTTGTTGGGAATAATACCGCTGGGATGTTCTAAAATTGAATTAGATAATAATCGCTGTGAAAATACATCAGATAATCAGATCTGTATATATCGCGTTACAACCAAAGCAGATACGGTTACTTTAAGGGTGAAGGTTTTGGATAATGAAAGAGTTCCGATCGAAGGTTTGAATAAAAATAATTTTATAATTGATACTACTAACGGAAAAGGAGAACCTGTCAGATTAAATCCATCAGAAATAAATTTACTTTCTTCCGAACAATCTAAACCTGACCCCGCTAAGTTGGTGATGCTGTTGGATATGAGTGGGAGTATGAAAAATCAAGATTCGGCGGGAATTAAAAAGTTGGATGGTGCGGTTAGTGGGGTGCGAGAATTTATTAATGAAGTTAGCGGAGATAAGTGGGATGTGCAGATATCTCTAGTTCCTTTTGGGGAGGGATGTACGAACAGTTTTCCAGTTAATGCAAGTGTTATAGATGAAAATTTCCATCAGTCTGGGAGTCCCGATTTAATCCAAAAATTAGATAAATTAGCTAAAGTTGATGTTTGCGCTTGGACTAATATATACGATCCTTTGGGAGAAGCTGTCAAGTATTTGGGAAATCTACAACAAGCTAAAAATGATAAGTCACCGCCACCGAGATTAGCTGTTATTTTACTTTCAGATGGGTATGATGTGACGAATGATCGCCGCGATGAGTCAGAAAGATTCGATCGCCTACGTGAGGTTTTTCGACAATACCCAAAAGTGATAGTTCACACGATGGGATATGGGGAGAAGATGAAGGAATTACGCGATCGCATTCGATGTCGTCTCAGCGATAATGAACTTAGTATCGATAATTTGAAAAAATGTCGTAGTAATATCGATAGTTATATTGTAGATGAACCTCGCTTAAAAGAAATTGCGGATGCGACTCGCGGAATAAACGCTTTTCCCGCTGATGCTAAGGCGGTAGTAGATACTTTGCGAAAATTTTTAAGCACTTTGCGCGAATATGAAATCGAATATAAACAACCTGGTGCGCGTCGCAGCGGTAATTATCAAGTTACCGTATCAGTAAACTCACCTTATCGCGGTTTAAGAAATGTTAAATCCGATCCAAAACCTTACCGCTTAGATACTTTTGATTATATCGCTCTCCCTTTACCAGAACGCTTACCCATTCTGGGAAGTATTCTGATATTAGGGTTAGGAACCATGATACCATTTATATGGTGGAGCAAGCAATTGAAAGATTCTTCTTTTCGCAACTTAAACTCCTAA
- a CDS encoding AAA family ATPase gives MQPPLPYQKCQQELEDLLRSQYPLIFLRSAEETRAVNCAIASHQSLTYSADIPDGELARWSSNNGFQKRTGEPGKAVWEIISSPLPTKTDPIQHALNFLAEILEKQAIENFPNQHTYILPDWSIFVQPNSHLLARQLKELIIAIDQKRPRPRMSLIVIGSDWQIPPILRNSIHILDLPLPSGEELYQNVFRVAVSKYNLPDEEARRLAEQAQGMPLQAASQTAKLITTRNLWEYPSQAGELILEVKKQEISKTGVLEYFDPQGQGLNEVGGLQKIKDWIVTRQQWFEQDVHPQMRPRAILLEGYPGCGKTFIARAIAQQWRVPQINFEISRLQSKWVGESESNTFQALRAIEASAPNILFMDEIEKAFAGIGGDTRQFGTFLSWLNEHQYPIFFIATSNNRKELPAELFRAGRFDEIFIIMPPNTEERREIIVKRAAAYKLPPIPANTLTFLVENSKGFSGAELDKLVKEAKYLAGFGKPPTDSHWRQALREISPQYRTQKMQELLQNYRQHLEEGGGKAASVIEVGFWESLKVNN, from the coding sequence ATGCAACCCCCACTTCCCTACCAAAAATGCCAACAAGAATTAGAAGATTTACTCCGTTCCCAATATCCTCTAATTTTCCTCCGTTCCGCTGAAGAAACGAGAGCAGTAAATTGCGCGATCGCATCTCATCAATCCCTTACCTATTCCGCCGATATACCCGATGGCGAATTAGCCAGATGGAGCAGCAATAATGGTTTCCAAAAACGTACCGGAGAACCGGGAAAAGCTGTTTGGGAAATCATCTCTTCTCCCCTCCCAACTAAAACCGATCCCATCCAGCACGCTCTCAATTTCTTAGCAGAAATATTAGAAAAACAAGCGATCGAAAATTTTCCCAACCAACATACTTATATCTTACCAGATTGGTCAATCTTTGTCCAGCCCAATTCTCATCTTTTAGCGCGACAATTAAAAGAATTAATCATCGCGATCGACCAAAAAAGACCCCGCCCTAGAATGAGTTTAATTGTCATCGGTTCCGATTGGCAAATCCCCCCTATTCTTCGCAACAGCATTCACATTTTAGACTTACCCCTCCCCAGCGGTGAAGAATTATATCAAAATGTATTTAGAGTCGCCGTTTCCAAATATAATCTCCCCGATGAAGAAGCCAGACGCCTCGCAGAACAAGCGCAAGGAATGCCATTGCAAGCTGCTAGCCAAACTGCTAAATTAATTACTACCAGAAATCTTTGGGAATATCCCAGTCAAGCAGGAGAATTAATCTTAGAAGTGAAGAAACAAGAAATCAGCAAAACAGGAGTTTTGGAATATTTCGACCCGCAAGGACAGGGATTAAATGAAGTAGGTGGATTGCAAAAAATTAAAGATTGGATCGTAACTCGCCAACAATGGTTCGAGCAAGATGTTCACCCACAAATGCGACCGCGTGCTATACTATTAGAAGGATATCCCGGCTGTGGAAAAACTTTCATTGCTAGAGCGATCGCACAACAGTGGCGCGTTCCCCAAATCAACTTTGAAATATCTCGATTGCAGTCAAAATGGGTAGGCGAATCAGAAAGTAATACCTTCCAAGCATTAAGAGCGATCGAAGCTTCTGCACCCAATATCCTATTTATGGATGAAATCGAAAAAGCCTTCGCTGGAATAGGTGGCGATACCAGACAATTCGGCACTTTTCTATCTTGGCTCAACGAACATCAATACCCTATCTTTTTTATCGCTACTTCTAATAATAGAAAAGAACTACCAGCCGAACTATTTCGCGCTGGCAGATTTGACGAAATTTTTATTATTATGCCACCCAATACAGAAGAACGTCGCGAAATTATTGTCAAACGCGCTGCTGCCTACAAACTGCCACCTATACCTGCAAATACACTAACATTTTTAGTAGAAAATAGCAAGGGATTTTCCGGTGCAGAATTGGATAAACTGGTAAAAGAAGCCAAATATTTAGCTGGTTTTGGCAAGCCACCCACAGATAGTCACTGGCGACAAGCTTTAAGAGAAATATCTCCTCAGTATCGCACTCAGAAAATGCAGGAATTATTGCAAAATTATCGCCAACATTTAGAAGAAGGAGGAGGAAAAGCTGCTTCGGTAATAGAAGTAGGTTTCTGGGAAAGTTTGAAGGTTAATAATTGA
- the cbiE gene encoding precorrin-6y C5,15-methyltransferase (decarboxylating) subunit CbiE, whose amino-acid sequence MTVHIVGIGLDGAAGLTETVRQIVDRATVLVGSDRHLSYFSHHAADRILLGDFTVTIRQIRQRLSTGEVIVVLVTGDPLFFGLGRLLLMELPTELLSFHPHLSSIQLAFNRIKVPWQDACAISVHGRAFDELILALQQGVEKVAVLTDDSHSPSAIARLLLSLDLPSQYQFWICENLGGVDERVRCLPIADVLEETFAPLNVVVLHRQKELTAGELNLQSLPMLGLPDSSFASFSDRPGLMTKREIRTLILAELALQPGQTIWDVGAGTGSVSIEIARLFPTSSVYAVEKTSAGTALIEENCRRFQVSNVISIHGKAPDILYRLAQPDRIFIGGSGGNLIEILGICGGHLISDGVLVLALATIEHLNIALKWLSDTGWNYQLLQVQLSRSVSVGSLTRFAPLNPVTIITARKK is encoded by the coding sequence ATGACGGTGCATATTGTTGGCATTGGCTTAGATGGCGCAGCTGGACTGACAGAAACAGTACGACAAATTGTAGATCGGGCGACGGTGCTGGTGGGAAGCGATCGCCACCTCAGTTATTTTTCCCATCATGCCGCCGATCGCATTCTACTGGGCGATTTCACGGTCACAATTCGTCAAATTCGCCAGCGCCTCTCTACTGGCGAAGTTATTGTAGTTTTGGTTACAGGAGACCCGTTATTTTTTGGTTTGGGGCGTCTGCTGTTGATGGAACTGCCGACAGAACTGCTCAGTTTTCATCCTCATCTCAGTTCTATTCAATTAGCTTTCAACCGCATTAAAGTTCCCTGGCAAGATGCTTGCGCCATTAGCGTTCACGGACGCGCTTTTGACGAGCTTATCCTAGCTTTGCAGCAAGGTGTGGAGAAAGTAGCGGTGCTGACGGATGATTCTCACAGTCCTAGTGCGATCGCTCGTCTTTTGCTATCTTTAGATTTACCCAGCCAATACCAATTCTGGATCTGCGAAAATTTGGGCGGTGTGGATGAACGAGTGCGGTGTTTGCCGATCGCAGATGTGTTAGAGGAAACATTTGCACCGCTGAATGTGGTGGTTTTACATCGTCAAAAGGAATTAACTGCCGGAGAGTTGAATTTACAAAGCTTACCGATGCTGGGATTGCCGGATTCTAGTTTTGCCAGTTTTAGCGATCGTCCGGGCTTGATGACCAAGCGAGAAATTCGTACCCTCATTTTAGCAGAACTAGCTTTACAACCGGGGCAAACAATTTGGGATGTCGGAGCGGGGACAGGCTCTGTATCGATCGAGATTGCTCGCTTATTTCCTACTTCTTCAGTGTATGCTGTTGAAAAAACATCTGCTGGCACAGCACTGATTGAGGAAAATTGCCGACGATTTCAGGTCAGCAATGTCATTTCCATTCACGGCAAAGCACCTGATATTTTGTATCGTTTAGCGCAGCCCGATCGCATTTTTATCGGTGGTAGCGGCGGTAATTTAATTGAGATTTTGGGTATCTGCGGGGGTCACCTAATTTCTGATGGCGTATTGGTGTTGGCTTTAGCTACTATAGAACATTTGAATATAGCTCTCAAATGGCTGAGCGATACTGGTTGGAATTACCAGTTGTTGCAAGTGCAGCTATCGCGATCGGTGTCTGTAGGATCTTTGACTCGGTTTGCCCCTTTAAATCCCGTCACGATTATAACGGCTAGAAAAAAATGA
- a CDS encoding cobalt-precorrin-8X methylmutase yields the protein MSLPIHPIMEQSFAVIDREIGSHNFNPAEYAIVRRVIHSSADFEFKHLIRFSPEAIAAGIAAIRSRVPIVTDVGMVKQGVAGLVGQTFGNPLISAVEKAKEALPGKTRTETGLLQCWQEFPAAIFAIGNAPTALLALCTELRSTSIQPALVIGAPVGFISVVESKAVLAQTPVPQIRIEGRKGGSTVTAAIVNALIVLAWEQESSGIENFQFSISD from the coding sequence ATGAGTTTGCCGATCCATCCCATTATGGAGCAAAGTTTTGCGGTAATTGACCGCGAAATCGGCTCCCATAACTTTAATCCAGCCGAATATGCGATCGTGCGGCGGGTAATCCACAGCTCGGCTGACTTTGAGTTCAAACATCTGATCCGCTTCAGTCCGGAAGCAATTGCAGCGGGAATTGCCGCTATCCGCAGTCGCGTGCCGATCGTTACAGATGTGGGGATGGTCAAACAAGGGGTTGCCGGGTTGGTAGGCCAAACTTTTGGCAATCCCCTCATTAGTGCGGTGGAAAAGGCAAAGGAAGCTCTGCCGGGAAAAACGCGCACGGAAACGGGCTTATTGCAATGCTGGCAGGAATTTCCAGCAGCGATTTTTGCGATCGGCAATGCCCCGACTGCTTTATTGGCTCTTTGTACTGAGTTGCGATCGACATCGATACAACCAGCTTTGGTCATAGGAGCCCCTGTCGGCTTCATCTCTGTGGTAGAGTCAAAAGCGGTACTTGCACAAACGCCAGTACCTCAGATTCGGATCGAGGGTCGTAAGGGTGGCTCGACCGTTACTGCCGCGATCGTGAATGCTTTAATCGTACTAGCTTGGGAGCAAGAGAGCAGCGGAATAGAAAATTTTCAATTTTCAATTTCCGATTGA
- a CDS encoding DUF1868 domain-containing protein — protein MDENYQTYLNRVARMMLPETYRTQVQYIQESPKFKPLPEGGFQAVSFPGYTTITPPSEEDSENIAFYTHLKDCQEQLLQELDPGLLVAVPPASFHLTLADLIWDGAYRDANENPDFQVQLRHTIGQIFQHSQPVVGGGIPIRWQLLGLMLMPRALAVYLLPADESSYDRIVKLRQAMYQNRDLIALGIEQQYHFTAHVTLAYFGEVSPDLDRDRLSTTLSQFNRRWLENPPELVVKRAELRKFDDMTRYYREADWPVLEF, from the coding sequence TTGGACGAGAATTATCAAACTTACTTAAATCGGGTGGCACGGATGATGCTACCGGAAACTTACAGAACCCAAGTACAATACATTCAGGAATCGCCAAAGTTTAAGCCGCTTCCAGAGGGTGGATTCCAGGCTGTTTCGTTTCCCGGTTATACGACGATCACCCCGCCTTCAGAGGAAGATTCGGAAAATATTGCTTTTTATACACACTTAAAGGATTGCCAAGAGCAACTTTTGCAGGAATTAGACCCAGGTCTGTTGGTCGCAGTGCCGCCCGCAAGCTTTCATTTAACTTTAGCAGACTTAATATGGGACGGTGCTTACCGGGACGCGAACGAAAATCCTGACTTTCAGGTGCAGTTGCGGCATACGATCGGACAAATCTTTCAGCACTCCCAACCCGTAGTGGGTGGAGGAATTCCGATTCGATGGCAGTTGCTGGGGTTGATGTTGATGCCCAGAGCGCTGGCAGTTTATTTGTTGCCGGCAGATGAGTCATCTTACGATCGCATTGTCAAACTCCGCCAAGCGATGTATCAAAATCGCGATTTGATCGCTTTGGGAATCGAACAGCAGTACCATTTTACAGCCCATGTCACTCTGGCCTATTTTGGCGAGGTATCCCCCGATCTAGACCGCGATCGTCTCAGCACTACTCTTTCTCAATTCAATCGGCGATGGCTGGAAAATCCCCCAGAACTTGTCGTCAAAAGAGCTGAACTGCGGAAGTTCGATGATATGACGCGCTACTACCGCGAAGCTGACTGGCCAGTACTCGAATTTTAG
- the holA gene encoding DNA polymerase III subunit delta, with protein MPIYLYWGEDDFALEQAVTKLRKSVLDPQWASFNYDKISPEQPDAAIQALNLAMTPTFGAGRRLVWLVDPTLFQHCSEDLLAELERTLPVIPESSVLLITSRNKPDGRLKSTKLVQKYADSREFSPIPPWKTDQIGQQVREAAQEVGVKLTEDAIELLAESVGNDTRLLFGELKKLQMFGAGVEQPLNADTIAGLVTANTQNSLKLVAAIRSGDAAKALGLVADLINRNEPALRIVATAIGLFRTWLWVRLMMDAGVRDEKAIAAAAEVSNPKRIHFLQQEVRSVSLQKLSETLPVLLDLEVSLKQGAEPTAALQTAVVQLCHICK; from the coding sequence ATGCCAATTTACCTCTACTGGGGTGAGGATGATTTCGCGCTCGAACAAGCTGTTACCAAGTTACGGAAATCTGTACTCGATCCCCAATGGGCTAGTTTTAACTATGACAAAATATCTCCCGAACAACCAGATGCAGCGATCCAGGCTTTAAATCTAGCCATGACGCCGACTTTTGGGGCGGGTCGGCGTTTGGTCTGGTTGGTAGATCCGACTCTGTTCCAGCACTGTTCGGAAGACTTGTTGGCGGAACTGGAGCGCACTTTGCCCGTGATACCGGAATCTTCCGTTCTCTTGATCACAAGCCGCAACAAACCGGATGGCAGACTTAAGTCTACCAAGCTAGTCCAAAAATACGCTGATAGCCGCGAGTTTTCGCCGATTCCGCCTTGGAAGACAGACCAAATCGGACAGCAAGTCAGAGAAGCTGCACAAGAGGTTGGGGTGAAGCTAACCGAAGATGCGATCGAATTGTTGGCGGAGTCTGTTGGTAACGATACGCGGCTACTATTTGGCGAATTGAAAAAATTGCAGATGTTCGGAGCGGGTGTCGAACAACCGCTCAATGCCGATACTATAGCTGGACTGGTGACCGCTAACACCCAAAATAGCTTGAAATTAGTCGCTGCTATTCGTAGTGGCGATGCAGCCAAAGCGTTGGGGTTAGTCGCCGATTTGATTAATCGCAACGAGCCAGCTTTAAGAATTGTGGCGACTGCGATCGGACTATTTCGCACTTGGTTATGGGTGAGACTGATGATGGATGCAGGGGTGCGCGATGAAAAAGCGATCGCCGCCGCCGCAGAAGTCAGCAACCCCAAACGCATTCACTTTCTGCAACAAGAGGTCAGATCTGTTAGCTTGCAAAAACTTTCTGAGACTTTACCCGTACTGTTAGATTTGGAAGTTAGCCTCAAGCAAGGGGCAGAGCCAACGGCGGCCCTGCAAACTGCAGTGGTACAACTCTGTCACATCTGTAAGTAG